A genomic window from Peromyscus maniculatus bairdii isolate BWxNUB_F1_BW_parent chromosome 1, HU_Pman_BW_mat_3.1, whole genome shotgun sequence includes:
- the Nolc1 gene encoding nucleolar and coiled-body phosphoprotein 1 isoform X8, whose amino-acid sequence MADTGLRRVVPSDLYPLVLGFLRDNQLSEVASKFAKATGATQQDANASSLLDIYSFWLNRSTTASKRKSQSNGPVTKKAKKETSSSDSSEDSSEEEEQAQGSSAKKPAGPAKRASVPQHAAKAVAKASESSSSEESSDEEEEEEDNTKKKPVQKAVKPQAKAGRAPPKKAESSESESDSSSEDEAPQTQKLKTAAAARAQPKASAKPARAQTKAANGKAASSSSSSSDDSEEGETATAPPKKVQTVPKKQGVAKAPVKVAATPAQKSSSSEESSSEEEEQKKPTKKKPGPYSSVPPPSVPLPKKSLGAQSPKKAAAQKQPAESSGDSSDESDSSSEEEKKAPAKVVLSKTPAKAAPAKKKAESSSDSSDSDSSEDEAPTKPVSTTKNPLSKSAVTPKPSVAKAAATPKQTAGSGQKAQTRKADSSSSEEESSSSEEETAKKTVTAPKSKVTAKAAPSLPAKKAPQAEDSSSDSDSSSSDEEEKTPKPAAKKKAAGGGTPSKAAPVKKAAAKESSSSSEDSSEEEEEEEAPAKGKGTAKPQASKANGTPAPQNGKAGEESEEEEEEEETKKAAVSKPGSGKKRKQSETSEEAGTPQAKKVKLQTPNTFPKRKKAEKRASSPFRRVREEEIEVDSRVADNSFDAKRGAAGDWGERANQVLKFTKGKSFRHEKTKKKRGSYRGGSISVQVNSVKFDSE is encoded by the exons ATGGCGGATACCGGCTTGCGCCGCGTGGTTCCCAGCGACCTTTATCCCCTCGTGCTCGGCTTTCTGCGTGATAACCAACTCTCGGAGGTGGCCAGCAAATTTGCAAAAGCGACAGGCGCT ACGCAGCAGGATGCCAATGCCTCGTCCCTCTTGGACATCTATAGCTTCTGGCTCAA CAGGTCCACCACAGCCTCGAAGCGGAAATCACAGTCAAATGGACCAGTGACCAAGAAGGCTAAGAAGGAGACTTCCTCCAGTGACAGCAGTGAGGACAGCAGTGAGGAAGAGGAACAGGCCCAAGGGTCCTCAGCAAAGAAGCCCG CCGGACCTGCCAAGCGAGCCAGCGTGCCGCAGCATGCGGCGAAGGCAGTAGCCAAAGCTTCAGAGAGCAGCAGTAGTGAAGAATCCAgcgatgaggaggaggaagaggaggacaacACAAAGAAGAAGCCTGTCCAG AAGGCAGTCAAGCCCCAAGCCAAGGCAGGCAGAGCGCCTCCTAAGAAAGCTGAGAGCTCTGAGTCTGAGTCGGACTCCAGCTCCGAGGATGAAGCACCCCAGACCCAGAAGTTAAAGACAGCTGCGGCAGCCAGAGCTCAGCCTAAAGCCTCAGCCAAACCAG CTAGAGCACAGACTAAagcagccaatggcaaggcagccagcagcagcagcagcagcagtgacgACTCGGAGGAGGGGGAGACGGCAACAGCACCCCCCAAGAAG gTGCAGACTGTACCTAAAAAGCAAGGTGTGGCCAAGGCACCAGTGAAAGTAGCTGCCACCCCCGCCCAGAAGAGTTCTAGCAGTGAAGAGTCTTCCAGTGAAGAGGAGGAACAGAAGAAACCCACGAAGAAAAAACCAG GTCCCTACAGCTCCGTCCCACCACCTTCTGTTCCTTTGCCAAAGAAGTCCTTGGGAGCCCAGTCTCCAAAGAAGGCCGCTGCGCAGAAGCAGCCTGCAGAAAGCAGTGGGGACAGCAGTGACGAGTCGG ATTCAAGTtcggaggaagagaaaaaagcccCTGCTAAAGTGGTCCTCTCCAAGACACCTGCCAAAGCAGCTCCAGcgaagaagaaagcagagagctCTTCAGACAGTTCAG ATTCTGACAGTTCTGAGGATGAAGCTCCTACCAAGCCAGTCAGTACCACCAAGAATCCCTTAAGCAAGTCCGCTGTCACTCCCAAGCCGTCTGTGGCTAAGGCAGCTGCAACTCCTAAGCAAACTGCAGGCAGTGGCCAGAAAGCTCAGACCAGAAAGGCTGACAGCAGCTCCAGCGAGGAGGAGAGCAGCTCCAGCGAGGAGGAGACGGCAAAGAAAACTGTGACAGCCCCCAAGTCCAAGGTGACCGCTAAAGCAGCACCTTCTCTGCCTGCCAAAAAGGCTCCTCAGGCTGAGGACAGCAGCTCTGACTCAGACAGTTCCAGCAGTGATGAAGAGGAGAAGACACCTAAGCCTGCAGCTAAGAAGAAGGCCGCGGGAGGTGGAACCCCTTCCAAAGCAGCCCCTGTGAAGAAAGCAGCAGCCAAAGAGAGCAGCAGCTCCTCCGAAGAttccagtgaggaggaggaggaggaggaagcgcCAGCCAAGGGCAAGGGCACTGCTAAACCACAGGCCAGCAAGGCCAATGGCACACCGGCGCCTCAGAACGGAAAAGCAGGGGAGGAAagcgaggaggaagaggaggaggaagagacgaAGAAGGCAGCAGTGTCCAAGCCAG GTTCAGGAAAGAAACGGAAGCAGAGTGAGACATCAGAGGAAGCAGGGACTCCTCAAGCTAAGAAAGTTAAGCTCCAGACTCCCAACACGtttccaaaaaggaagaaa GCAGAGAAAAGGGCGTCTTCCCCGTTCCGCAGGGTCAGGGAGGAGGAGATTGAGGTAGATTCCCGAGTAGCAGACAATTCCTTTGATGCCAAG CGAGGTGCAGCTGGAGACTGGGGTGAGCGAGCCAATCAGGTTCTGAAGTTCACCAAAGGCAAGTCCTTCCGCCATGAAAAGACGAAGAAGAAGCGAGGCAGCTACCGGGGAGGCTCCATCTCTGTCCAGGTCAATTCCGTCAAGTTTGACAGCGAGTGA
- the Nolc1 gene encoding nucleolar and coiled-body phosphoprotein 1 isoform X4 produces the protein MADTGLRRVVPSDLYPLVLGFLRDNQLSEVASKFAKATGATQQDANASSLLDIYSFWLNRSTTASKRKSQSNGPVTKKAKKETSSSDSSEDSSEEEEQAQGSSAKKPAGPAKRASVPQHAAKAVAKASESSSSEESSDEEEEEEDNTKKKPVQKAVKPQAKAGRAPPKKAESSESESDSSSEDEAPQTQKLKTAAAARAQPKASAKPAARAQTKAANGKAASSSSSSSDDSEEGETATAPPKKVQTVPKKQGVAKAPVKVAATPAQKSSSSEESSSEEEEQKKPTKKKPGPYSSVPPPSVPLPKKSLGAQSPKKAAAQKQPAESSGDSSDESDSSSEEEKKAPAKVVLSKTPAKAAPAKKKAESSSDSSDSDSSEDEAPTKPVSTTKNPLSKSAVTPKPSVAKAAATPKQTAGSGQKAQTRKADSSSSEEESSSSEEETAKKTVTAPKSKVTAKAAPSLPAKKAPQAEDSSSDSDSSSSDEEEKTPKPAAKKKAAGGGTPSKAAPVKKAAAKESSSSSEDSSEEEEEEEAPAKGKGTAKPQASKANGTPAPQNGKAGEESEEEEEEEETKKAAVSKPGSGKKRKQSETSEEAGTPQAKKVKLQTPNTFPKRKKAEKRASSPFRRVREEEIEVDSRVADNSFDAKRGAAGDWGERANQVLKFTKGKSFRHEKTKKKRGSYRGGSISVQVNSVKFDSE, from the exons ATGGCGGATACCGGCTTGCGCCGCGTGGTTCCCAGCGACCTTTATCCCCTCGTGCTCGGCTTTCTGCGTGATAACCAACTCTCGGAGGTGGCCAGCAAATTTGCAAAAGCGACAGGCGCT ACGCAGCAGGATGCCAATGCCTCGTCCCTCTTGGACATCTATAGCTTCTGGCTCAA CAGGTCCACCACAGCCTCGAAGCGGAAATCACAGTCAAATGGACCAGTGACCAAGAAGGCTAAGAAGGAGACTTCCTCCAGTGACAGCAGTGAGGACAGCAGTGAGGAAGAGGAACAGGCCCAAGGGTCCTCAGCAAAGAAGCCCG CCGGACCTGCCAAGCGAGCCAGCGTGCCGCAGCATGCGGCGAAGGCAGTAGCCAAAGCTTCAGAGAGCAGCAGTAGTGAAGAATCCAgcgatgaggaggaggaagaggaggacaacACAAAGAAGAAGCCTGTCCAG AAGGCAGTCAAGCCCCAAGCCAAGGCAGGCAGAGCGCCTCCTAAGAAAGCTGAGAGCTCTGAGTCTGAGTCGGACTCCAGCTCCGAGGATGAAGCACCCCAGACCCAGAAGTTAAAGACAGCTGCGGCAGCCAGAGCTCAGCCTAAAGCCTCAGCCAAACCAG CAGCTAGAGCACAGACTAAagcagccaatggcaaggcagccagcagcagcagcagcagcagtgacgACTCGGAGGAGGGGGAGACGGCAACAGCACCCCCCAAGAAG gTGCAGACTGTACCTAAAAAGCAAGGTGTGGCCAAGGCACCAGTGAAAGTAGCTGCCACCCCCGCCCAGAAGAGTTCTAGCAGTGAAGAGTCTTCCAGTGAAGAGGAGGAACAGAAGAAACCCACGAAGAAAAAACCAG GTCCCTACAGCTCCGTCCCACCACCTTCTGTTCCTTTGCCAAAGAAGTCCTTGGGAGCCCAGTCTCCAAAGAAGGCCGCTGCGCAGAAGCAGCCTGCAGAAAGCAGTGGGGACAGCAGTGACGAGTCGG ATTCAAGTtcggaggaagagaaaaaagcccCTGCTAAAGTGGTCCTCTCCAAGACACCTGCCAAAGCAGCTCCAGcgaagaagaaagcagagagctCTTCAGACAGTTCAG ATTCTGACAGTTCTGAGGATGAAGCTCCTACCAAGCCAGTCAGTACCACCAAGAATCCCTTAAGCAAGTCCGCTGTCACTCCCAAGCCGTCTGTGGCTAAGGCAGCTGCAACTCCTAAGCAAACTGCAGGCAGTGGCCAGAAAGCTCAGACCAGAAAGGCTGACAGCAGCTCCAGCGAGGAGGAGAGCAGCTCCAGCGAGGAGGAGACGGCAAAGAAAACTGTGACAGCCCCCAAGTCCAAGGTGACCGCTAAAGCAGCACCTTCTCTGCCTGCCAAAAAGGCTCCTCAGGCTGAGGACAGCAGCTCTGACTCAGACAGTTCCAGCAGTGATGAAGAGGAGAAGACACCTAAGCCTGCAGCTAAGAAGAAGGCCGCGGGAGGTGGAACCCCTTCCAAAGCAGCCCCTGTGAAGAAAGCAGCAGCCAAAGAGAGCAGCAGCTCCTCCGAAGAttccagtgaggaggaggaggaggaggaagcgcCAGCCAAGGGCAAGGGCACTGCTAAACCACAGGCCAGCAAGGCCAATGGCACACCGGCGCCTCAGAACGGAAAAGCAGGGGAGGAAagcgaggaggaagaggaggaggaagagacgaAGAAGGCAGCAGTGTCCAAGCCAG GTTCAGGAAAGAAACGGAAGCAGAGTGAGACATCAGAGGAAGCAGGGACTCCTCAAGCTAAGAAAGTTAAGCTCCAGACTCCCAACACGtttccaaaaaggaagaaa GCAGAGAAAAGGGCGTCTTCCCCGTTCCGCAGGGTCAGGGAGGAGGAGATTGAGGTAGATTCCCGAGTAGCAGACAATTCCTTTGATGCCAAG CGAGGTGCAGCTGGAGACTGGGGTGAGCGAGCCAATCAGGTTCTGAAGTTCACCAAAGGCAAGTCCTTCCGCCATGAAAAGACGAAGAAGAAGCGAGGCAGCTACCGGGGAGGCTCCATCTCTGTCCAGGTCAATTCCGTCAAGTTTGACAGCGAGTGA